From the genome of Vicia villosa cultivar HV-30 ecotype Madison, WI linkage group LG2, Vvil1.0, whole genome shotgun sequence, one region includes:
- the LOC131645949 gene encoding uncharacterized protein LOC131645949 translates to METKIPAREVTATKVFVIENAAEGASASPGFDAGPFVPGAGGEEVFGVGDEGDGAGEEVVEGEGAGEVFVEGDGAGAELGDNDRVGAGAGACCAMHEVAKSPNITNTLIATEPIFVNINIFFDRVEC, encoded by the coding sequence ATGGAGACAAAAATTCCAGCAAGAGAAGTAACGGCAACAAAGGTATTTGTGATAGAGAATGCAGCAGAGGGTGCATCAGCTTCTCCTGGGTTTGATGCTGGGCCATTTGTTCCTGGTGCTGGTGGAGAAGAAGTGTTTGGGGTTGGTGATGAAGGAGATGGTGCTGGAGAAGAAGTGGTTGAAGGAGAGGGTGCTGGAGAAGTGTTTGTGGAGGGTGATGGAGCAGGTGCTGAATTGGGTGATAATGATCGGGTAGGTGCGGGTGCAGGAGCTTGTTGTGCTATGCATGAGGTAGCCAAGAGTCCCAATATCACAAACACTTTGATTGCAACAGAACCCATAtttgttaatataaatattttttttgatagaGTAGAATGTTGA